From Ipomoea triloba cultivar NCNSP0323 chromosome 5, ASM357664v1, the proteins below share one genomic window:
- the LOC116020662 gene encoding cyclin-dependent kinase C-2-like, with amino-acid sequence MAVAAPGQLNLDESPVWGSRSVDCFEKLEQIGEGTYGQVFMAKEKRTGEIVALKKIRMDNEKEGFPITAIREIKILKKLQHENVIKLREIVTSQGPEGDEQGKLDNNKYKGSIYMVFEYMDHDLTGLSDRPGLRFTIPQIKCYMKQLLTGLHYCHINQVLHRDIKGSNLLIDNEGNLKLADFGLARSFSGDQNAHLTNRVITLWYRPPELLLGATKYGPAVDMWSVGCIFAELLFGKPVLPGKNEPEQLSKIFELCGTPDEINWPGVSQVPWYNKFKPARPAKRRVREVFRHFDRHALDLLDKMLTLDPSLRISAKDALDAEYFWTDPLPCDPKSLPKYESSHEYQTKKKRQQQRQNEEMAKRQKLQHPHHSRLPPIQPGQAHAQHWGGGPNHPMNNNSQPALATGSSHHQYGKPRGHPGGQGRYPPGGNNPSSGYYQDRGGQGGGYGNAPYPPGSGVPNSGPRGVGSGYGVPPNYSQSGQYGGSAGGRGPNQMGNNRNQQYGWQQ; translated from the exons atggcgGTGGCGGCTCCTGGGCAGCTGAATCTGGACGAATCGCCGGTGTGGGGGTCGCGAAGCGTGGATTGCTTCGAAAAATTGGAGCAAATCGGAGAAGGCACTTATGG ACAAGTATTCATGGCCAAAGAAAAAAGAACTGGAGAAATAGTTGCTTTAAAAAAGATCCGGATGGACAATGAAAAAGAAGGG TTTCCAATAACTGCAATTCGGGAGATAAAAATTCTAAAGAAGTTGCAGCATGAAAATGTCATTAAGCTGAGAGAGATAGTGACATCTCAAG GCCCTGAAGGGGATGAGCAAGGGAAGCTAG ATAACAATAAGTACAAGGGTAGCATTTATATGGTTTTTGAGTACATGGACCATGACTTGACTGGTCTTTCTGATCGTCCTGGACTTAGATTCACAATTCCACAAATTAAA TGTTACATGAAGCAACTACTTACTGGTCTTCATTACTGTCATATCAATCAAGTTCTTCATAGGGACATCAAAG GTTCCAATCTTCTCATTGATAATGAGGGAAATCTGAAGCTTGCTGATTTTGGGCTAGCACGATCATTTTCTGGTGATCAGAATGCTCATCTTACAAATCGTGTTATTACTCTTTGGTACAG GCCTCCAGAGTTGTTGCTTGGAGCTACAAAATATGGCCCAGCTGTTGACATGTGGTCTGTTGGTTGTATATTTGCTGAGCTTTTATTTGGGAAACCAGTTTTACCTGGGAAAAATGAG CCTGAACAGTTGAGTAAAATCTTTGAGCTTTGTGGAACCCCTGATGAAATTAACTGGCCTGGGGTTTCACAGGTTCCCTGGTACAACAAGTTCAAGCCAGCAAGGCCGGCAAAAAGACGAGTGAGAGAAGTATTTAGACA TTTTGATCGCCATGCTTTGGATCTACTGGACAAAATGCTGACTCTTGATCCTTCACTG AGGATATCTGCGAAGGATGCACTTGATGCTGAATATTTTTGGACTGACCCCTTACCTTGTGATCCAAAAAG TCTACCAAAATACGAGTCATCGCATGAGTACCAGACAAAGAAGAAACGACAACAGCAGCGGCAGAATGAAGAAATGGCAAAACGACAAAAGTTGCAGCATCCACATCATAGCCGCCTTCCTCCCATCCAACCAGGACAAGCTCACGCTCAACATTGGGGTGGGGGACCTAATCATCCTATGAATAACAACTCCCAACCTGCACTTGCGACCGGATCTAGTCATCATCAGTATGGAAAGCCTAGGGGTCATCCCGGAGGACAGGGCAGATACCCTCCAGGAGGTAACAACCCCAGCAGTGGATATTACCAAGACCGGGGAGGACAAGGTGGAGGTTATGGCAATGCCCCATATCCACCCGGAAGTGGCGTGCCAAACAGCGGGCCTCGTGGAGTCGGCAGTGGATATGGAGTCCCTCCTAATTACTCGCAAAGTGGTCAGTATGGAGGCTCTGCCGGTGGTAGAGGCCCAAATCAGATGGGCAACAACAGAAACCAGCAGTACGGTTGGCAGCAATAG